The following are from one region of the Escherichia sp. E4742 genome:
- the yibT gene encoding protein YibT, with protein sequence MGKIGENVPLFIDKAVDFMASSQAFREYLNKLPPRNALPSDIPEESVPLYLQRLEYYRRLYRPKQVEGQQ encoded by the coding sequence ATGGGCAAAATAGGTGAAAACGTTCCTCTTTTTATCGATAAGGCCGTAGATTTCATGGCATCAAGCCAGGCGTTCCGGGAGTATCTGAATAAACTTCCCCCTCGTAACGCGCTTCCGTCCGATATACCCGAGGAAAGCGTACCGTTATATCTCCAACGTCTGGAATATTATCGTCGTCTTTATCGACCGAAACAGGTAGAGGGGCAGCAGTAA
- the mtlR gene encoding mannitol operon repressor MtlR — translation MVDQAQDSLRPNNRLSDMQATMEQTQAFENRVLERLNAGKTVRSFLITAVDLLTEAVNLLVLQVFRKDDYAVKYAVEPLLDGDGPLGDLSVRLKLIYGLGVISRHEYEDAELLMALREELNHDGNEYAFTDDEILGPFGELHCVAALPPPPQFEPTDSSLYAMQVQRYQQAVRSTMVLSLTELISKISLKKAFQK, via the coding sequence ATGGTGGACCAGGCGCAGGACTCCCTGCGCCCGAATAACAGATTGTCAGATATGCAGGCAACAATGGAACAAACCCAGGCCTTTGAAAACCGTGTGCTTGAGCGTCTGAATGCTGGCAAAACCGTGCGAAGCTTTCTGATTACCGCCGTCGATCTCCTGACCGAGGCGGTGAATCTTCTGGTGCTTCAGGTATTCCGCAAAGACGATTACGCGGTGAAGTATGCTGTAGAACCGTTACTCGACGGCGATGGTCCGCTGGGCGATCTGTCCGTGCGCTTAAAGCTGATTTATGGTCTTGGCGTCATTAGCCGCCATGAATATGAAGATGCGGAGCTGTTGATGGCACTGCGGGAAGAACTGAACCACGACGGCAACGAGTACGCGTTCACCGATGATGAAATTCTTGGGCCATTTGGCGAACTGCATTGTGTGGCGGCACTGCCTCCGCCGCCACAGTTTGAACCAACAGACTCCAGCTTGTATGCGATGCAAGTTCAACGCTATCAACAAGCTGTGCGATCAACAATGGTCCTTTCACTGACTGAGCTGATTTCCAAAATCAGCTTAAAAAAAGCCTTTCAAAAGTAA
- the mtlD gene encoding mannitol-1-phosphate 5-dehydrogenase translates to MKALHFGAGNIGRGFIGKLLADAGIQLTFADVNQVVLDALNARHSYQVHVVGETEQVDTVSGVNAVSSIGDDVVDLIAQVDLVTTAVGPVVLERIAPAIAKGLVKRKEQGNESPLNIIACENMVRGTTQLKGHVMNALPEEAKAWVEEHVGFVDSAVDRIVPPSASATNDPLEVTVETFSEWIVDKTQFKGTLPNIPGMELTDNLMAFVERKLFTLNTGHAITAYLGKLAGHQTIRDAILDEKIRAVVKGAMEESGAVLIKRYGFDADKHAAYIQKILGRFENPYLKDDVERVGRQPLRKLSAGDRLIKPLLGTLEYGLPHKNLIEGIAAAMHFRSEDDPQAQELAALIADKGPQAALAHISGLDANSEVVTEAVTAYNAMQ, encoded by the coding sequence ATGAAAGCATTACATTTTGGCGCAGGTAATATCGGTCGTGGCTTTATCGGTAAACTGCTGGCAGATGCGGGTATCCAACTAACGTTTGCCGATGTCAATCAGGTGGTACTTGATGCCCTGAATGCCCGTCATAGCTATCAGGTTCACGTTGTTGGCGAAACCGAGCAGGTGGATACCGTTTCCGGCGTTAATGCCGTCAGCAGCATTGGCGACGACGTGGTTGATTTAATCGCCCAGGTTGATTTAGTCACTACCGCCGTTGGCCCGGTTGTGCTGGAACGCATTGCTCCGGCAATCGCCAAAGGGCTGGTAAAACGTAAAGAGCAAGGTAATGAATCCCCACTGAACATCATCGCCTGTGAAAATATGGTACGCGGCACCACGCAACTGAAAGGCCATGTGATGAACGCCCTGCCAGAAGAAGCCAAAGCGTGGGTAGAAGAACACGTTGGCTTTGTCGATTCCGCCGTTGACCGTATCGTACCGCCTTCAGCGTCTGCAACGAATGATCCGCTGGAAGTCACTGTAGAAACCTTCAGCGAATGGATTGTCGATAAAACCCAGTTCAAAGGCACGCTGCCAAACATTCCTGGTATGGAGTTAACCGACAACCTGATGGCGTTTGTCGAACGTAAGCTCTTCACCCTGAATACGGGCCATGCTATAACCGCGTACCTCGGAAAACTGGCAGGTCATCAGACCATTCGTGATGCGATTCTCGACGAGAAAATCCGTGCGGTGGTAAAAGGGGCGATGGAAGAAAGCGGCGCAGTACTGATTAAGCGTTATGGCTTTGACGCCGACAAACACGCAGCGTACATCCAGAAAATCCTCGGTCGTTTTGAAAACCCGTATCTGAAAGATGATGTTGAGCGCGTAGGCCGTCAGCCGCTGCGTAAACTGAGTGCCGGCGACCGCCTGATCAAGCCGCTGCTGGGTACGCTGGAATATGGCTTGCCGCACAAAAATCTGATTGAAGGTATTGCTGCTGCAATGCACTTCCGCAGTGAAGATGATCCGCAAGCACAAGAACTGGCGGCGCTGATTGCCGACAAAGGCCCGCAGGCTGCGCTGGCGCACATTTCTGGGCTTGATGCCAACAGCGAGGTTGTCACCGAGGCGGTAACCGCTTATAACGCAATGCAATAA
- the mtlA gene encoding PTS mannitol transporter subunit IICBA: MSSDIKIKVQSFGRFLSNMVMPNIGAFIAWGIITALFIPTGWLPNETLAKLVGPMITYLLPLLIGYTGGKLVGGERGGVVGAITTMGVIVGADMPMFLGSMIAGPLGGWCIKHFDRWVDGKIKSGFEMLVNNFSAGIIGMILAILAFLGIGPIVEALSKMLAAGVNFMVVHDMLPLASIFVEPAKILFLNNAINHGIFSPLGIQQSHELGKSIFFLIEANPGPGMGVLLAYMFFGRGSAKQSAGGAAIIHFLGGIHEIYFPYVLMNPRLILAVILGGMTGVFTLTILGGGLVSPASPGSILAVLAMTPKGAYFANIAGVCAAMAVSFVVSAILLKTSKVKEEDDIEAATRRMQDMKAESKGASPLSAGDVTNDLSHVRKIIVACDAGMGSSAMGAGVLRKKIQDAGLSQISVTNSAINNLPPDVDLVITHRDLTERAMRQVPQAQHISLTNFLDSGLYTSLTERLVAAQRHTENEVKVKDSLKDSFDDSNANLFKLGAENIFLGRKAATKEEAIRFAGEQLVKGGYVEPEYVQAMLDREKLTPTYLGESIAVPHGTVEAKDRVLKTGVVFCQYPEGVRFGEEEDDIARLVIGIAARNNEHIQVITSLTNALDDESVIERLAHTTSVDEVLELLAGRK, translated from the coding sequence ATGTCATCCGATATTAAGATCAAAGTGCAAAGCTTTGGTCGTTTCCTCAGCAACATGGTGATGCCAAATATCGGCGCGTTTATCGCGTGGGGTATCATCACCGCGTTATTTATTCCAACAGGGTGGTTACCGAACGAAACGCTGGCGAAGCTGGTCGGGCCGATGATCACTTATCTCCTGCCGCTGCTGATCGGTTATACCGGTGGTAAGCTGGTAGGTGGCGAACGTGGCGGCGTAGTCGGTGCCATCACCACCATGGGCGTTATCGTCGGCGCAGATATGCCGATGTTCCTCGGTTCTATGATTGCAGGTCCGCTGGGTGGCTGGTGCATTAAGCACTTCGACCGCTGGGTAGACGGTAAGATCAAATCCGGTTTTGAGATGCTGGTGAATAACTTCTCCGCTGGCATCATCGGGATGATCCTCGCCATTCTGGCATTCCTCGGCATTGGTCCAATTGTTGAAGCCCTGTCCAAAATGCTGGCTGCGGGCGTTAACTTCATGGTTGTCCATGACATGCTGCCGCTGGCGTCTATCTTTGTTGAACCGGCGAAAATCCTGTTCCTCAACAACGCCATTAACCACGGTATCTTCTCGCCGTTGGGTATTCAGCAGTCCCATGAACTTGGCAAATCCATCTTCTTCCTGATTGAAGCGAACCCAGGTCCGGGTATGGGTGTTCTGCTGGCGTACATGTTCTTTGGTCGCGGTAGTGCGAAACAGTCTGCGGGCGGTGCGGCAATCATCCACTTCCTGGGCGGTATCCACGAAATTTACTTCCCGTATGTACTGATGAATCCGCGTCTGATCCTTGCTGTTATCCTCGGCGGTATGACTGGCGTGTTCACGCTGACTATCCTGGGCGGTGGTCTGGTTTCTCCGGCATCTCCGGGCTCTATCCTTGCGGTACTGGCGATGACGCCAAAAGGCGCTTACTTCGCTAACATCGCCGGGGTGTGTGCGGCAATGGCGGTCTCCTTCGTTGTCTCTGCCATTTTGCTGAAAACTAGCAAAGTAAAAGAAGAAGATGACATTGAAGCAGCAACTCGTCGTATGCAGGACATGAAAGCTGAATCTAAAGGCGCGTCTCCGCTGTCTGCTGGCGATGTGACTAACGATCTGAGCCACGTTCGTAAAATCATCGTTGCCTGTGACGCCGGTATGGGTTCCAGTGCGATGGGTGCAGGCGTGCTGCGTAAGAAAATTCAGGATGCCGGTCTGTCGCAGATTTCTGTTACTAACAGCGCGATCAACAACCTGCCGCCGGATGTGGATCTGGTCATCACTCACCGTGACCTGACCGAGCGCGCTATGCGCCAAGTTCCGCAGGCACAGCATATTTCGCTGACCAACTTCCTCGACAGCGGCCTGTACACCAGCCTGACCGAACGTCTGGTTGCTGCCCAGCGCCATACTGAAAACGAAGTGAAAGTGAAAGACAGCCTGAAAGACAGCTTTGACGATTCTAACGCCAACCTGTTTAAGCTCGGTGCGGAAAACATCTTCCTCGGTCGCAAAGCGGCAACCAAAGAAGAAGCGATTCGTTTTGCCGGTGAACAACTGGTGAAAGGCGGCTATGTTGAGCCGGAATACGTACAGGCGATGCTGGATCGTGAAAAACTGACCCCGACCTATCTGGGTGAGTCTATCGCAGTGCCGCACGGTACGGTTGAAGCGAAAGATCGCGTACTGAAAACGGGCGTGGTGTTCTGCCAGTACCCGGAAGGCGTGCGCTTCGGTGAAGAAGAAGATGACATTGCCCGTCTGGTAATTGGTATCGCTGCCCGTAACAACGAGCACATTCAGGTGATCACCAGTCTGACCAACGCGCTGGATGATGAGTCCGTCATCGAGCGTCTGGCACACACCACTAGTGTGGATGAAGTGCTGGAACTGCTGGCAGGTCGTAAGTAA
- a CDS encoding DUF3302 domain-containing protein, with amino-acid sequence MFLNYFALGVLIFVFLVIFYGIIAIHDIPYLIAKKRNHPHADAIHTAGWVSLFTLHVIWPFLWIWATLYQSERGWGMQSHATPQEKATDPEIAALSDRISRLEHQLAAEKKTDYSTFPEI; translated from the coding sequence ATGTTTCTAAACTACTTCGCGTTGGGAGTGCTGATCTTCGTCTTTCTGGTGATTTTTTATGGAATCATTGCGATACATGACATCCCCTATTTGATTGCCAAAAAGCGCAACCATCCCCACGCCGACGCCATTCATACGGCGGGCTGGGTAAGTCTGTTTACCCTGCATGTAATCTGGCCGTTCCTGTGGATCTGGGCGACGCTCTACCAGTCAGAGCGCGGCTGGGGCATGCAGTCGCATGCTACGCCGCAAGAGAAAGCGACCGACCCGGAAATTGCCGCGCTTTCTGATCGAATTTCCCGGCTGGAGCACCAACTCGCCGCCGAAAAAAAGACTGACTATTCCACGTTTCCGGAGATCTGA
- a CDS encoding HlyD family secretion protein encodes MDLLIVLTYVALAWAVFKIFRIPVNQWTLATAALGGVFLVSGLILLMNYNHPYTFTAQKAVIAIPITPQVTGIVTEVTDKNNQLIQKGEVLFKLDPVRYQARVDRLQADLMTATHNIKTLRAQLTEAQANTTQVSAERDRLFKNYQRYLKGSQAAVNPFSERDIDDARQNFLAQDALVKGSVAEQAQIQSQLDSMVNGEQSQIVSLRAQLTEAKYNLEQTVIRAPSNGYVTQVLIRPGTYAAALPLRPVMVFIPEQKRQIVAQFRQNSLLRLKPGDDAEVVFNALPGQVFHGKLTSILPVVPGGSYQAQGVLQSLTVIPGTDGVLGTIELDPNADIDALPDGIYAQVAVYSDHFSHVSVMRKVLLRMTSWMHYLYLDH; translated from the coding sequence ATGGATCTGTTAATTGTTTTAACTTACGTGGCGCTGGCGTGGGCGGTCTTTAAAATCTTCCGCATTCCGGTGAATCAGTGGACGTTGGCGACGGCGGCGCTGGGTGGCGTATTCCTGGTGAGTGGCTTGATTTTATTGATGAACTACAACCATCCTTACACTTTTACCGCGCAAAAGGCAGTGATAGCTATTCCTATCACACCACAGGTAACGGGGATCGTGACTGAAGTTACCGACAAAAATAATCAGCTTATTCAAAAGGGTGAAGTGCTTTTTAAGCTCGACCCGGTACGTTATCAGGCGCGGGTCGACAGACTTCAGGCTGATCTGATGACGGCGACGCATAACATCAAAACGCTGCGGGCGCAGCTCACTGAAGCGCAGGCTAACACCACTCAGGTTTCAGCGGAGCGCGATCGGCTGTTTAAAAATTATCAACGTTACCTGAAAGGCAGCCAGGCGGCGGTGAATCCGTTCTCGGAACGTGATATCGACGACGCGCGGCAAAATTTTCTCGCGCAGGATGCGTTAGTGAAAGGCTCGGTGGCGGAGCAGGCACAGATCCAGAGCCAGCTCGACAGCATGGTCAACGGCGAGCAGTCGCAGATTGTCAGCTTAAGGGCGCAACTGACCGAAGCGAAATATAACCTTGAGCAGACCGTCATTCGCGCGCCGAGCAACGGCTACGTTACTCAGGTACTGATCCGCCCAGGTACATACGCAGCTGCCTTGCCGTTACGTCCGGTGATGGTCTTCATCCCTGAGCAAAAACGGCAAATCGTCGCCCAGTTCCGGCAAAACTCGCTGTTACGTCTGAAACCCGGTGATGATGCGGAAGTCGTATTTAACGCTCTGCCGGGGCAGGTATTTCACGGCAAACTGACCAGCATCTTGCCGGTGGTGCCTGGCGGTTCGTATCAGGCGCAGGGGGTACTGCAATCATTGACGGTTATACCCGGAACGGACGGTGTGCTGGGAACCATTGAACTCGACCCTAACGCTGATATCGACGCCTTACCCGACGGTATCTACGCCCAGGTAGCAGTTTACTCCGACCATTTCAGCCATGTTTCGGTGATGCGGAAGGTACTGCTGAGAATGACCAGTTGGATGCATTATCTTTATTTGGATCATTGA
- a CDS encoding ISAs1 family transposase: MELKKLMEHISVIPDYRQAWKVEHKLSDILLLTICAVISGAEGWEDIEDFGETHLDFLKQYGDFENGIPVHDTIARVVSCISPAKFHECFINWMRDCHSSDDKDVIAIDGKTLRHSYDKSRRRGAIHVISAFSTMRSLVIGQIKTDEKSNEITAIPELLNMLDIKGKIITTDAMGCQKDIAEKIQKQGGDYLFAVKGNQGRLNKAFEEKFPLKELNNPEHDSYAISEKSHGREETRLHLVCDVPDDLIDFTFEWKGLKKLCVAVSFRSIIAEKKKEPEMMVRYYISSADLSAEKFATAIRNHWHVENKLHWRLDVVMNEDDCKIRRGNAAELFSGIRHIAINILTNHKVFKAGLRRKMRKAAMDRGYLASVLAGCGLS, from the coding sequence ATGGAACTTAAAAAATTGATGGAACATATTTCTGTTATCCCCGATTACAGACAAGCCTGGAAAGTGGAACATAAATTGTCGGATATTCTACTGTTGACTATTTGCGCCGTTATTTCTGGTGCAGAAGGTTGGGAAGATATAGAGGATTTTGGGGAAACTCATCTCGATTTTTTAAAACAATATGGTGATTTTGAAAATGGTATTCCTGTTCACGATACCATTGCCAGAGTTGTATCCTGTATCAGCCCTGCAAAGTTTCATGAGTGCTTTATTAACTGGATGCGTGATTGTCATTCTTCAGATGATAAAGACGTCATTGCAATTGATGGAAAAACGCTCCGGCACTCTTATGACAAGAGTCGCCGCAGGGGAGCGATTCATGTCATTAGTGCGTTCTCAACAATGCGCAGTCTGGTCATCGGACAGATCAAGACGGATGAGAAATCTAATGAGATTACAGCTATCCCTGAACTTCTTAACATGTTGGATATTAAAGGAAAAATCATCACAACTGATGCGATGGGTTGCCAGAAAGATATTGCAGAGAAGATACAAAAACAGGGAGGTGATTATTTATTCGCTGTAAAAGGAAACCAGGGACGGCTAAATAAAGCCTTCGAGGAAAAATTCCCACTGAAAGAATTAAATAATCCAGAGCATGACAGTTACGCAATTAGTGAAAAGAGTCACGGTAGAGAAGAAACCCGTCTTCATCTTGTTTGCGACGTCCCTGATGATCTTATTGATTTCACGTTTGAATGGAAAGGGCTGAAAAAATTATGCGTGGCAGTCTCATTTCGCTCAATAATAGCAGAAAAAAAGAAAGAGCCAGAAATGATGGTCAGATATTATATCAGCTCTGCTGATTTAAGCGCAGAGAAGTTTGCGACAGCGATCCGAAATCACTGGCATGTGGAGAATAAGCTGCACTGGCGTCTGGACGTGGTAATGAATGAAGATGACTGCAAAATAAGAAGAGGGAACGCAGCGGAATTATTTTCAGGGATAAGACATATTGCGATTAATATTTTGACGAATCATAAGGTATTCAAGGCAGGGCTAAGACGTAAGATGCGAAAAGCAGCCATGGACAGAGGCTACCTCGCGTCAGTCCTTGCGGGGTGCGGGCTTTCGTAA
- a CDS encoding sel1 repeat family protein encodes MKRFLFILIANIFFFSCGSYGGAPPTVKLHNIEISSTSESFNLSENQRYEFDIKSEGGDGDASYRLHQYYTYVYFNIPKQIKYLARAASQGNITAQYNYAMILSSEEDDSYLKYYNLDNAINWLKMAASHGYIKAEVELLRLERLKETMRLGKDHPMP; translated from the coding sequence ATGAAGCGTTTTTTATTTATTCTGATTGCAAATATTTTCTTTTTCTCTTGTGGTTCATATGGAGGTGCCCCCCCCACTGTTAAACTTCATAACATTGAAATAAGCTCAACATCTGAATCATTTAATTTAAGTGAAAATCAAAGATATGAATTTGATATTAAATCTGAGGGCGGGGATGGTGATGCGTCATATCGATTACATCAATATTATACATATGTTTACTTTAATATACCCAAGCAAATTAAATATCTGGCAAGGGCTGCATCTCAAGGAAATATCACAGCGCAATATAATTATGCTATGATTCTATCCTCAGAGGAGGACGATTCCTATTTAAAATATTATAATTTAGATAATGCAATTAATTGGCTGAAAATGGCTGCCTCACATGGTTATATTAAAGCCGAAGTTGAATTGCTAAGGCTTGAAAGACTAAAAGAAACTATGAGATTAGGGAAAGATCATCCAATGCCGTAG
- a CDS encoding ISAs1 family transposase — MELKKLMEHISVIPDYRQAWKVEHKLSDILLLTICAVISGAEGWEDIEDFGETHLDFLKQYGDFENGIPVHDTIARVVSCISPAKFHECFINWMRDCHSSDDKDVIAIDGKTLRHSYDKSRRRGAIHVISAFSTMHSMVIGQIKTDEKSNEITAIPELLNMLDIKGKIITTDAMGCQKDIAEKIQKQGGDYLFAVTWDNNTPLFNTIQTGLTDNISAIDTSNNVITGNNMGRWITFGPSGQPISSTPGKVMRPSDIK; from the coding sequence ATGGAACTTAAAAAATTGATGGAACATATTTCTGTTATCCCCGATTACAGACAAGCCTGGAAAGTGGAACATAAATTATCGGATATTCTACTGTTGACTATTTGTGCCGTTATTTCTGGTGCGGAAGGTTGGGAAGATATAGAGGATTTTGGGGAAACTCATCTCGATTTTTTAAAACAATATGGTGATTTTGAAAATGGTATTCCTGTTCACGATACCATTGCCAGAGTTGTATCCTGTATCAGCCCTGCAAAGTTTCATGAGTGCTTTATTAACTGGATGCGTGATTGTCATTCTTCAGATGATAAAGACGTCATTGCAATTGATGGAAAAACGCTCCGGCACTCTTATGACAAGAGTCGCCGCAGGGGAGCGATTCATGTCATTAGTGCGTTCTCAACAATGCACAGTATGGTCATCGGACAGATCAAGACGGATGAGAAATCTAATGAGATTACAGCTATCCCTGAACTTCTTAACATGTTGGATATTAAAGGAAAAATTATCACAACTGATGCGATGGGTTGCCAGAAAGATATTGCAGAGAAGATACAAAAACAGGGAGGTGATTATTTATTCGCTGTAACGTGGGATAATAATACTCCTCTTTTTAATACGATCCAAACAGGACTTACGGATAATATCTCGGCAATTGACACAAGTAATAATGTCATAACTGGTAATAATATGGGCCGCTGGATAACGTTTGGACCTTCAGGCCAACCCATTTCTTCCACTCCTGGCAAAGTTATGAGACCAAGTGATATAAAATAA
- the ybfB gene encoding protein YbfB, which translates to MKCIIFSFRAIWLALSLLILFFSMHRLSLLDSTRDVSELISLMSYGMMVICFPTGIVFFIALIFIGSASDIIGLRIDSKYIMAIIIWLYFLSGGYIQWFVLSKRIINK; encoded by the coding sequence ATGAAATGCATTATTTTTTCATTCAGAGCTATATGGCTGGCGTTATCACTTTTAATACTATTCTTTTCCATGCATAGACTTTCACTATTAGACTCCACCCGTGATGTGAGTGAGTTAATTAGTCTCATGTCTTATGGAATGATGGTAATATGTTTTCCAACAGGCATAGTATTCTTTATCGCTCTAATATTTATAGGGAGTGCTTCAGACATTATTGGCTTAAGAATTGATAGTAAGTATATTATGGCGATAATAATATGGCTTTATTTTCTGTCAGGAGGGTATATTCAATGGTTTGTATTAAGTAAGCGCATTATAAACAAATAA